The DNA window CGCTCGCTGAACGGCCTGGGCAAGATCCACCAGCTGGCAAGCCGGTATGAGGCGGCCAGGGCCGCCTTTGAACGCGCCACCGAGGTCGCGAAGGACCAGGCCCCACTGGAGCTGTGCCGTTCCCTGCGCGCCCTGGGACGCCTGTGTTTTTTCGCGGGTGACATGGATGGCGCCTATCGAAACGGTCTGGAGGCGCTCGCCTTGGCCCGCACCCATGCCCTGCCGGCGGAACGGGCACGCGTGCTCGCTGAGGTCGGCGAAACCTTTCAGGGCGAAGAAAGCCGCTTGCAGGAAGGGCTGCGCTGCCTGGAGGAAGCCCAGGCGATCGCCCACCAGCTGGCCGATCCGGTCCTGGAGTCCTTCACCTCATCGGGCCTGGGCAACCTGCAACTGGCCCTCGGCCAGCTGCTCGGCGCCAAGATGTCCTTCGCCCGCGCGGCGGAATTGCACGAGAACACCGGAAATTCGGGTGAAGCGCTGTTTTCCCGCCTCAATCTGGCCATCGTGGCCGAAGAGCAAGGCTTCTTCAGCGAAGCTGAAACGCTGGCCACGGCCGTCGAAGCCGAGGCCCGCCGCGTGAACCGCAAGTTCCCGATGGCCGCGGCGATCGCCCTGGCGGGCTCGGCGGCCGGCCACCTGGGGCGCACCCGCGAAGGGTTGGCGCGCTTGGGTGAGGCCGTCGAAGTGGCCGACAGCATCAATCACAAGCTGCTGCGCGCGCTGATCCACCAGATTGAAGCGCCGCTGCGCTGCTTGCTGGGGCAGTTCAACTTGGCCGAGGAGAAGGCGGCGGCGATGGCCACCTTCGGGGAGGCCTCCGGCGCCCCCGAATTCACCCAGCGCGCCCAGCTGATCCGGGGCGAGGTGGCCCTGCAGACGGGCCGCCCGGCGGAGGCCATGGCCTTGCTCGAGCCCTTGTTGCTTGCGCCGAACGCCGCCGTGCGTCTGCGGGCCCTGCGCCTGCGCGGCGAGGCCGCCTGCCGGCTCGGCGACGAGGGCGGGGCCTTCCAGGCTCTGCACGCGGCGCGCACGGCCAGCGAGGAGGTGGGCGCGCCTCGCGACGCCGGCCTGCTGTACCTGCTGTCGGCGCGGCTGGAGGGCGGAGACGTGGGCGGCAAGGCGGCCGAACTGGCGGTGCGATTGCTGGAAACCACCCAGCAACGTCATCTGCTGCCCCTGGCCCTGCACGTCTGGGCCGAATGCGCGCCCCCAAATCAACGCACCACCCATCTGTCGCGCGCCCAGGAACTGATTCAGGCCATGGCGGCCGCCCTGGGTGACGAAGCCGAGGCCTATCTGCAGGCTTACGGCCGGGCTGAGATTGTCGCCAAGGCCCAGGGCCAGCGCAGCCTGCCTGTGCCGAACGATTGGGGCGCCACGCCGCCCACCACGCTGGAGGGGTTGGTCGAACTGGCCGGGCGACTCTCGCAGGGGCTCGCGGCGTTCCAAGTGGGAGCAGCTCACTCCTTCGGGTTCAGTCAGGACCGCACGGCAAGACGTCTCGAACAGGTGGTGTCGTTCGCGCGGGTCGTCAACGCCTCCTTGCAGGTCGATACGGTCGTCGATCGGGCCCTCGCCCTGATCATCGAGATCACCTCGGCCGAACGCGGCATGTTCCTGCTGCGAGAAGGCCCGGCGGTCCTCACCCAGCGCTACGCCACCGCCCCGGACTTCCGCGACGACGACGGGGGCGCCGAACAGTACAGCCGCTCGATCGCCCGCTCGGTGCTGGAAACCGGCGAAACCGTCTGCGTGCTCGACGCGCTCTCGGACCCTCGCTTTGCGCAGCAGGCTTCGATCATGGGGATGAACCTGCAAACCATCATTGCCGTGCCGCTCAAGGACCAGAACGAGACGATCGGCGCCATCTACGTGGACCGTCAGGGGCTCTCGGACCAGTTCACCCAGGGAGACCTGGAAATCGTGCAGGTGCTGGCGGGCCTGACCGGCGTGGCCCTCGCCAACGCCCGCCTGATGAAGCAGCAAATGGACAACGTGCTGCAACTCGACCAGCTGAACAAGCTCTCGCGCTCGGTCTCCCGCACGCTGGAACTGGAAAAGGTGCTCGACATCATCACCCAGGTCACGCTGGAGGTGATCAAGGCCGAGCGCTCCTTGATTTTCCTGTGGGAAGAGGAGCAGCTGATCTTCGGCGCCGGACGCGACCAGGACGGGCCTCTGCCGCAGCAAGCCGGGCGCGAACGCAGCGATACCATCTGTCAGAAGGTGGTCGACACCCTGGCCCCCGTTCACGTGGTGGACACCGGGCTGGATGCGGAATTTGCCACCAAGATGTCGGTCCTGAACCTCAAGATCGCCTCGGCCGTCGCCGTCCCCCTGCTGGCAGACTCGGGCCTGACGGGCGTGCTCTACATCGACTCGCGCTCGCGCGGCAAGGCGGCCCTGGAGAAGGAAGTGCAGGTGCTGCAGGCGATCGCCAACACCGCGGCGCTGGCCGTCCAGAATGCCCGCCATTACCGCGAGGCCACCGTCGACCACCTGACAGGCCTGTACGTGCGCTCGCTGTTCCTGCGCCGCACCGATGAAGAGATCCGGCGCACCCGTCGCTTCGGGGGACGCTTCTCCCTGCTGGTGCTGGACATCGACCATTTCAAGAAATTCAACGACAGCCACGGCCATCAGACCGGTGATGCCGTGCTGCGCCTGGTCGCCAAGACGGTGCGGGAGGCCGTGCGGGTGGGACTCGATGTGCCTTGCCGCTACGGCGGCGAGGAGATGGTGATCCTGCTGCCCGAAACCGACACGGCCGGCGCGATCGTCTCAGCGGAGCGCATCCGCCGGCAGATCGAACTGGCCACCTTGCCTGGTCCGGATGGCAGCCCGCTGCGCGTCACGGTGTCCGTCGGCGTCGCCACCTTCCCCGCCATGGCCGAGACGGCCACCGAACTGTTCGAACGGGCCGACCAGGCCCTGTATGTCTCGAAACGCGAGGGCCGCAACCGGGTCTCGGTCTACGAAGCCGAGGTCAAGAGCGTCTGACAGCGGCAGGCGACGGAGAACGAACCGGCGGCGCGGCCGTGCTACAGGGCGTCGCTGTGTTCCAGATCCCACACGTAGGGATGCCCGGCCCGGAACATGGCCCGCAACAAATGGCGCTCCGGCTCCGAGAGGTCGACGTGCGGGAAGTCGTCGATGGTGCGGTAGCCCGTCAGCAGGGGCGTCCACACGTTGGCCGGCAAGCGGATCTGGTGGCCCACATAGCCCGGCCCGACCTGCACGCGGCCACTGACCCAGCGCAGATTGACGGCCTCCTCGCCCATCACGAAGGTCACGTCGAAGTTGTCCCGGCGGTACGACGAATCAGACAGACGCCGCTCGAACACCGGTTTCAGGCCTGAGATCAGCGGAAACAGGCGCAGCACGTGCACCATGGTGGCCCAGTTCCCCGGAAAGAGGGCATGCGGGTTGGCCACCATGGCGCCTGAGCGGTAGGCATATTGCGCAAAGCGCTGGTCGAGCGGCACCTGGGCCGTCAGCGCCGGCAGCTTGCGTTCGGTCAGTTCCCAGCGCATCCACTGCAAGATGGCGCGACAGGCCTCGTCATCGGCCGCCACGACCTCGCGCAGGCGGCCGCGTTCCAGATCCGCCCAGACGTAGCCATGGGGATGATTGTCGGCATCCACCGCCACCCACCAGCCAAAGCCCCCACGGTGGGTGCGGGCCAGGCGGTACATCCAGTACTCGTGCGTACGCACCTCAGCCATGAGCGTGCCGCAATTGCCCCGATCGTACAAGTCTTCGAGCAGGGGGATATCACCCTGTATCAGCGGCCGCACGCGGTAGGGCGAGAGCACCGGTTCCAGCACCTCGCGGGCCATCTGCAAGGCCGGGAAATGGTGCGCCGGGGCCGCGTAGGCAAAGCCGAACTCATCGTACAGGCGCGGCACGCCGTACACGTACACGTAGGCGTAGTCCCGGGTGCGGGCGGTCTGGAGCCAGTGGGAGATCAGGTGGCGCGCATGCCCTTGCAGGCGACGCTCCGGGTGGGTCCCCACCATGGCGAGTTCGCCCACCTCCAGTTCGGCCTCCCCGAAGTAATGGAAGTGGGGCAGCAGCGAAGCGGTGGCCTGAATCTCACCGGCCTCGTCCAGCAGCATGGCGTGGTCCGTCTCCGACAGCCCCGGACGCTCCCGGTAGCCATGCACGGCGGAAACGGTCTCTCCTTCCGGCCGGATCAGCTGGCTGAAGGCCAGCAGCTTGGCCCAATCGTCGGCGGTGGTGGGATGAGCCAGAGAGAGCGACGACATGAACAACCTCGGAACCGGGAGACGGAAGCATCGATCTTACGTGCGCCGAGGAACCCGCGTCAACGCGTCAGGCCCCGGCCAGACCGTCCCGCGCGATCTTGCGCACCCAGGCGAGATCCTGGTTGAGGGCCTCCTCGAGGGCCGCCAGCTGGACCGTGCGAGAGGCTTGCGCCGTGAGGGAGAGGTAGAGGGCATGGGTGGCCAGGTCCTCCAGCGCCAGGGCCGGGCCTGGACCGCGAAACGGCGAGACCTGGGCCACGCGCGGCTCGCGCTTGTGCTTGTGCTTGCCCAGTCCGGCCCAGACCTCGGCCTTGGGGGTGCCGGCCAGCAAGGCCTGCTTGAATTCGTGCAGCTGAGAGGACTCAACCCCTTCGGCCTCGCCCTCGACCTGCTTGACGTGCTCCAAGCGACGGCGGGTCTCCGCCACCGTCACGCCCCCCTGCAGGATCGCGGCCAGCAGCGTTTGACGCAGCGGCGCCTCGGGCAGCTGGTTCACCAGGATCGCGTGGGACGGGGTCAGCGCGTCGAACACGGCGCCATCCTTGGCTTCGCGCCAGCAAGCCAGCACGTCGGGCGCCAGGTTCAGCAGGCGCGTCCGCATGTGGACGTAGTCACGGGTCTTGCCGAGCTTCTCGCCCAGCCCTTCCTCCGTCCAGCCGTACTTCTGTTTCAGCTGGTAAAGATACTCGGCCTCTTCCAGCGGGGTGAGGTCCGCGCGTTGCAGGTTTTCCAGCAGCGCCAGCACGGCGACCTCGTCCTCGCCGTAATCGCGCACGATCGCCGGCACGCTGGGCAAACCCGCCAGGCGGCAGGCCCGCCAGCGTCGCTCGCCGCAGACCAGGCGGTAACGCACCGGGTCGTCGCCCGCCACGTCCCGGCGGGCAATCACGATGATCGGCTGGATCACGCCGTGTTGCTTGATGCTCTCGGCCAGTTCCGCCAGCGCCGCTTCATCCACGATCTGACGCGGCTGGCCCGGCAGCGGCCCGATCTGGTCGAGCGGAATCTGCGGCAGCGGGGTGCCCTTGGTCTGGCGCCTGGCGCTGGCCAGCTCGTCGAAGGCCTTGAGCGAACTGGTGGCGGTCATGCCACCACCTCCGGCGCCAGCGTGATGGCCGGCGTGGCCGCCGCCAGACCGTGCCCGCGGGCCTCGGCCTCGCGCACGCAGACGGCGCGGGCGCGCTCACCGCTGATGAAAAAGGCGCCATCCGCGAAGGCCGCCTGCATCATATTGAAGGCCAGCGTGCAGACCCGGCGCGGAATGCCGCGACTGGCCACGTAGAGGGCCTCCAGCGCCTCCGGCGCAAACAGCGGGGCACCGCCCCAGCCCGCCACCTGCAGGCGGAACTCGATCAGTTCGGCGACCTCGTCCCGGTTGAGCGGATCGAGCGTCGAGGTGGTGAAGATGCGGCTCTCGATTTCAGGGTGCTTGGCCAGGTTGTGGCGCAGGGCCTCCTGGCCCACCAGCACGACCGAGATGCTCTTCTCGTCCATGGCCGAGAAATTGTTGATCTGCTTGAGAATCGGCAAACCGCCGTTGCCGCGGGTGCCGTCGCTGAGCAACTGAGCCTCGTCGATGATCAGCACCGGGTGACGGCCCGCCTGGTAAGCGCCCATCAGGTAGGCCGCAAAGGCATCGAACTGGCCGAGCTTGGTGCCCTTGCGCGCCACGCCGTAGAGGTCGCAGATGTGCTTGAGCAACTGCAGGCCGGTGTAGCTCGGGTTGCTGATGACCTGCACGTCATACCGGTCGTGTTCCGAGAGAATGGTGACCAGGCGACGCACCAGCATCGACTTGCCGGCGCCGTAGGCCCCGACCACGCTGACCATGCCCTGGCGCGATTCGATGCCCATGATGGTGCGCGTGAGGCAGGCCTTCAGGTGCGGCGTCAGGTACTGCCAGCGCGGATCCTCGCTCAACTGAAAGGGCAGCTCGACCAGCCCGAAATGCGAAAGCAGGTCGTCCAGGGTCTTCATCTGAAAGCTGGCGGTCAGCGGGTTCACGGGCACCTCGAAAAGTCGCTGGCGGGTAAAAACGGCGAAGATTTGACCCGAATTTTACATGATTATGTAAATTCGACGGCAGGCGAGCATCATGACACACGCCGATCTGACGGTCAATCCAAAAATCGTGGCGCCCCTGCAGCTGAAAAACCCAGTCAGCGGGCGGGCTGACGGTCGAGATTGACGCGCCGGCGGTCGCTTGGGATCATGGCCGCGTCTTGACAACGGGCAGGCCGAGGCCAACGCCGCAGGGGAATTCACGCCGTGACCAAGAGCCGCAAGAAACAACAGGAACGCGCCCGGGAAGCCGCCCAGGCGGCCCACGCCGAGGAGCCCGTTCGCGCGTCCGAGCAGCGCCCCGCCGCCTCGAAGGCCACCAAGGCCGCCACGGCGGCGGTCCGGGTCCCCCGGGAGGCCGCTGACCTGCCGACCGGGGCCACCGCCGCCCGGGAGAAAGTCGACCCGCCGACCGAGGCCACCGCCCCCCGGGATGCAGCCGACCTGCCGACCGAGGCGACGTCTCCCCGGGACGAGGCCTTGTTCGCGCGCCTGGTGACGATCGCCACCCAGCACGGCGAGGCGATCGCCCAGGATGGCTGCCAGGTCTGGGTCTACAACGGCGACACGGTCAGCATCAAGTACGTCGAGGCGCTGGGCGACGCGCCCGAACGCCTCATGGTGGCGGCCTTCCGGCAGGGCGTGGTGTTCCAGGTGCGGGGCACGCGCCAGCTGGCCTTGCGGCGGGGCCCCTGGCTCGACTGGCTGCCCTGAGCGCTCAGGGCGCGCCGCCCGCCGTGCCCGCGGCCGAGCGGGTCGTGTATTTCAGCCCCAGCGCCGTGATGGCGCCTGCTGCCTGGGTCAGGGCCACGGCCTCCCAGCTGATCGCAGGCGGCAGATCGCGATCGTAGCTCACGTGCTTGAGAATCCCGGCCACCTCGATGCGCATTTCCGGGCCAATCAGCCCGCCCCCCATGTCGTAGGCGCCGTAATGGCCGTCGTAGAGTTCGAACACCCGGCTGTCCAGCAGCGCGTCCACCAGCTTCACCAGTTCGGCCCGGGTGGGCGTGAACTGGCCGCCGCGCCCGCCACTGCCGGTCATCTGAGAACCGAAACTGGCGGGTCCGCTGTGCGGGATCACCAGCTCCGAATCGCTGTGGGCCGTGGCCTTGTAGCGGAGCGTCCAGCTGACGGCGCGCCCGGCCTTCCACTGGCTGAAGGGGCGGGCGAAGTCGTCGTGACGGTAATAGGGCACCTGGAAAGCCGAGAAGCGCACCAGCGGGCTGACCGGCAGGTAGCAGGCCAGCAGCGCCAGCGACAGGCCCGACAAC is part of the Candidatus Sericytochromatia bacterium genome and encodes:
- a CDS encoding GNAT family N-acetyltransferase is translated as MSSLSLAHPTTADDWAKLLAFSQLIRPEGETVSAVHGYRERPGLSETDHAMLLDEAGEIQATASLLPHFHYFGEAELEVGELAMVGTHPERRLQGHARHLISHWLQTARTRDYAYVYVYGVPRLYDEFGFAYAAPAHHFPALQMAREVLEPVLSPYRVRPLIQGDIPLLEDLYDRGNCGTLMAEVRTHEYWMYRLARTHRGGFGWWVAVDADNHPHGYVWADLERGRLREVVAADDEACRAILQWMRWELTERKLPALTAQVPLDQRFAQYAYRSGAMVANPHALFPGNWATMVHVLRLFPLISGLKPVFERRLSDSSYRRDNFDVTFVMGEEAVNLRWVSGRVQVGPGYVGHQIRLPANVWTPLLTGYRTIDDFPHVDLSEPERHLLRAMFRAGHPYVWDLEHSDAL
- a CDS encoding ParB/RepB/Spo0J family partition protein; the encoded protein is MTATSSLKAFDELASARRQTKGTPLPQIPLDQIGPLPGQPRQIVDEAALAELAESIKQHGVIQPIIVIARRDVAGDDPVRYRLVCGERRWRACRLAGLPSVPAIVRDYGEDEVAVLALLENLQRADLTPLEEAEYLYQLKQKYGWTEEGLGEKLGKTRDYVHMRTRLLNLAPDVLACWREAKDGAVFDALTPSHAILVNQLPEAPLRQTLLAAILQGGVTVAETRRRLEHVKQVEGEAEGVESSQLHEFKQALLAGTPKAEVWAGLGKHKHKREPRVAQVSPFRGPGPALALEDLATHALYLSLTAQASRTVQLAALEEALNQDLAWVRKIARDGLAGA
- a CDS encoding AAA family ATPase codes for the protein MNPLTASFQMKTLDDLLSHFGLVELPFQLSEDPRWQYLTPHLKACLTRTIMGIESRQGMVSVVGAYGAGKSMLVRRLVTILSEHDRYDVQVISNPSYTGLQLLKHICDLYGVARKGTKLGQFDAFAAYLMGAYQAGRHPVLIIDEAQLLSDGTRGNGGLPILKQINNFSAMDEKSISVVLVGQEALRHNLAKHPEIESRIFTTSTLDPLNRDEVAELIEFRLQVAGWGGAPLFAPEALEALYVASRGIPRRVCTLAFNMMQAAFADGAFFISGERARAVCVREAEARGHGLAAATPAITLAPEVVA
- a CDS encoding diguanylate cyclase, with amino-acid sequence RSLNGLGKIHQLASRYEAARAAFERATEVAKDQAPLELCRSLRALGRLCFFAGDMDGAYRNGLEALALARTHALPAERARVLAEVGETFQGEESRLQEGLRCLEEAQAIAHQLADPVLESFTSSGLGNLQLALGQLLGAKMSFARAAELHENTGNSGEALFSRLNLAIVAEEQGFFSEAETLATAVEAEARRVNRKFPMAAAIALAGSAAGHLGRTREGLARLGEAVEVADSINHKLLRALIHQIEAPLRCLLGQFNLAEEKAAAMATFGEASGAPEFTQRAQLIRGEVALQTGRPAEAMALLEPLLLAPNAAVRLRALRLRGEAACRLGDEGGAFQALHAARTASEEVGAPRDAGLLYLLSARLEGGDVGGKAAELAVRLLETTQQRHLLPLALHVWAECAPPNQRTTHLSRAQELIQAMAAALGDEAEAYLQAYGRAEIVAKAQGQRSLPVPNDWGATPPTTLEGLVELAGRLSQGLAAFQVGAAHSFGFSQDRTARRLEQVVSFARVVNASLQVDTVVDRALALIIEITSAERGMFLLREGPAVLTQRYATAPDFRDDDGGAEQYSRSIARSVLETGETVCVLDALSDPRFAQQASIMGMNLQTIIAVPLKDQNETIGAIYVDRQGLSDQFTQGDLEIVQVLAGLTGVALANARLMKQQMDNVLQLDQLNKLSRSVSRTLELEKVLDIITQVTLEVIKAERSLIFLWEEEQLIFGAGRDQDGPLPQQAGRERSDTICQKVVDTLAPVHVVDTGLDAEFATKMSVLNLKIASAVAVPLLADSGLTGVLYIDSRSRGKAALEKEVQVLQAIANTAALAVQNARHYREATVDHLTGLYVRSLFLRRTDEEIRRTRRFGGRFSLLVLDIDHFKKFNDSHGHQTGDAVLRLVAKTVREAVRVGLDVPCRYGGEEMVILLPETDTAGAIVSAERIRRQIELATLPGPDGSPLRVTVSVGVATFPAMAETATELFERADQALYVSKREGRNRVSVYEAEVKSV